From Schaalia sp. ZJ405, one genomic window encodes:
- a CDS encoding winged helix-turn-helix transcriptional regulator yields MRQTPLVLVNDERGRACTSSCRGDGETRIPVRRILGLAKGPRRFNDLRHAVGGVTPKVLTQTLRALERDGLISRDEIPGVPPQVTYALTDLGHTVITPLDALRTWAQDNTESVLRNRETYDIRIT; encoded by the coding sequence ATGCGTCAAACCCCGCTCGTCCTCGTTAATGATGAACGAGGACGAGCGTGCACGTCATCATGCCGAGGCGACGGAGAAACGCGTATTCCGGTGCGCAGGATTCTCGGCCTCGCCAAAGGTCCTCGCCGCTTCAACGACCTGCGCCATGCGGTCGGTGGAGTCACCCCCAAAGTCCTCACACAAACTCTGCGTGCGCTCGAACGCGACGGGCTCATCTCCCGCGACGAAATTCCCGGAGTCCCCCCGCAGGTAACCTACGCTTTAACTGACCTTGGGCACACGGTGATCACACCGCTCGATGCACTGCGTACCTGGGCCCAAGACAACACCGAGTCGGTGCTGCGAAACCGGGAGACCTACGACATCCGCATCACGTAG